Proteins from one Rosa chinensis cultivar Old Blush chromosome 7, RchiOBHm-V2, whole genome shotgun sequence genomic window:
- the LOC112178001 gene encoding uncharacterized protein LOC112178001: MDYDLPEEGIEAFHSLYERLSSYLVEKEAYDRVSTLEVVNEELFDQEREDETDIQLVPAALDDTPPKVRDPTEKRGIEVPEDKESAVINASPPRTKKELQRLLGKIQPFSPLLKLQGQNEFVWEPKHQGAFDRIKTYLASGPVLVPPRAGFPLKLYISAAKASIGSLLAQDDEGGVEHAIFYLSRTLTNCETRGRIGKWVLALSEFSLQYVPQKAVKGQAIADFLAHHPMLDIPAMKELEIATATTTRPDLARIPEYAVWYQATVSLQPWAEYEALIIGLGVLLELGVRDVQIRGDSQLVINQLQEKYRCVSWLLIPYLNRAIEILDQFDDADLEYIPRERNFAANELVQLATGITLKYGVRERILKVERRTLPSWLAWPDPSDDPVVAVLEPIDVDWRIPLIDYLKRPDPTAERKIRFLALNYFLRGDELRRRGEDGIDFRFGIPEVLISDRGATFMGGLVEQLVNDFGIQFIHSTPYYAQSNGQAEASNKIIITLLKKMLVENPRQWHDTLYETLWAYCTSKRNPTATTPYALMFGHDTVLPLEINVHSLRVQEQHHLIGEDYVQAMWQEHEDLSEQRLTALDNLVMEKQRIARAYDKRTHGRSYKEGDLVWKAVLPFGEKLTGRGKWTQRWEGPFVVHRIMERGAFHLKDLDGDIHRNLINGRFLKKYYPSVWEFEDPPGQPSSQTGGQP; the protein is encoded by the exons atggattacgacctcccGGAGGAAggaatagaggccttccactcgctaTATGAAAGATTGTCATCAtacttagtggaaaaagaggcaTACGATCGAGTCtcgaccttagaggtcgtcaATGAGGAGCTTTTTGATCAAGAGCGAGAAGATGAAACAGATATTCAGCTTGTTCCGGCGGCGCTGGACGATACGCCTCCTAAAGTCAGAGATCCTACCGAGAAG cgaggaattgaggtccctgaagacAAGGAGAGCGCAGTCATCAACGCATCTCCCCCTCGAACGAAGAAGGAATTGCAGCGtttgctgg gtaaaatccagcctttCTCACCATTGCTGAAGCTGCAGGGGCAGAACGAGTTTgtatgggagcctaaacatcaaggGGCTTTCGACAGAATCAAGACCTACCTGGCGAGCGGGCCAGTGCTTGTTCCCCCGAGGGCTGGATTTCCTTTGAAGCTATATATTTCGGCAGCtaaggcttccattggcagttTACTCGCCCAGGATGATGAGGGAGGCGTCGAGCACGCCATTTTCTACCTCAGCCGGACATTGACGAATTGTGAGACAAG aggccgcattggcaagtgggtactGGCCCTTTCTGAATTTTCGCTGCAATATGTCCCTCAAAAAGCTGTAAAGGGACAGGCCATCGCggactttctggcacatcatcCTATGTTGGATATACCTGCAAtgaaggagttagagatagcgaccGCAACTACAACTCGACCAGATTTGGCGCGCATTCCAGAGTACGCAGtatggtatcaagccacagtctcctTGCAGCCCTGG gcagagtatgaggcccttattatcggGCTAGGAGTCTTACTGGAATTGGGAGTGAGGGATGTTCAGATCCGCGGCGACTCTCAGCTCgtgataaatcagcttcaaGAAAAATACAGATGTGTCAGCTGGTTGCTTATACCATATTTGAATCGCGCCATTGAGATTCTGGATCAATTTGATGACGCCGACTTGGAGTACATCCCTCGCGAGCGCAATTTCGCAGCCAATGAACTCGTTCAACTGGCCACAGGTATTACATTGAAGTATGGGGTTCGCGAGCGCATCCTGAAAGTCGAGCGTCGTACGCTGCCTTCATGGCTCGCGTGGCCTGACCCTTCGGATGATCCGGTCGTAGCAGTCCTAGAACCTATTGACGTCGATTGGCGCATTCCGTTGATTGATTACCTCAAACGACCAGATCCTACAGCAGAGAGGAAGATTCGCTTTCTtgccttaaattacttcctcaggggTGATGAGCTGCGACGGCGTGgggaagatggcatagacttccg gtttggtatccccgAGGTGCTCATTTCAGACCGGGGGGCAACATTCATGGGCGGTCTGGTTGAGCAACTTGTCAACGATTTCGGCATCCAGTTCATCCACagcactccatattatgctcagtccaacGGTCAAGCGGAAGCTAGtaacaagattattattaccctgTTAAAGAAGATGCTGGTAGAAAACCCTCGCCAGTGGCACGATACTCTGTATGAGACACTTTGGGCTTATTGCACCTCCAAGAGGAATCCCACCGCTACGACACCTTATGCACTAATGTTTGGCCATGATACGGTTTTACCCTTAGAGATCAACGTTCATTCCTTACGCGTACAAGAGCAACATCACTTgatcggtgaagattatgtccaggcgaTGTGGCAAGAACATGAAGATTTGAGCGAGCAGCGTTTGACGGCTTTGGATAATCTAGTGATGGAAAAACAGCGGATCGCtcgcgcctatgataagagaACGCATGGCCGTAGTTACAAAGAGGGAGACCTTGTTTGGAAAGCTGTTTTACCCTTTGGCGAGAAATTGACCGGTCGCGGTAAGTGGACTCAGCGatgggaaggaccctttgttgTTCACCGTATCATGGAAcgcggggcttttcacctcaaagacTTGGATGGCGACATCCATCGCAACCTCATCAACGGGCGgttcctgaagaaatattaccctagtgtttgggagttcgaaGATCCACCTGGTCAACCTTCTTCCCAGACAGGGGGGCAACCATAG